In one Pseudomonas hydrolytica genomic region, the following are encoded:
- the urtA gene encoding urea ABC transporter substrate-binding protein, with protein MQRRSLIKAFTLSASIAAMGLSWSIQAAETIKVGILHSLSGTMAISETSLKDMALMTIEEINAKGGVLGKQLEPVVVDPASNWPLFAEKGRQLLTQDKVAVTFGCWTSVSRKSVLPVYEELNGLLFYPVQYEGEEMSPNVFYTGAAPNQQAIPAVEYLLSEDGGGAKRFFLLGTDYVYPRTTNKILRAFLHSKGIADKDIEEVYTPFGHSDYQTIVANIKKFAAGGKTAVVSTVNGDSNVPFYKELANQGLEATEVPVVAFSVGEEELRGIDTKPLVGHLAAWNYFQSVENPVNEKFVADWKAYAKAKKLPNADTVVTNDPMEATYVGIHMWAQAVEKAGTTDVDKVREAMAGQEFAAPSGFTLKMDEKNHHLHKPVMIGEIQEDGQFSVVWETEGPIRAQPWSPFIEGNDKKADTPVKSN; from the coding sequence ATGCAACGTCGCAGCCTGATCAAGGCCTTTACCCTTTCCGCTTCCATCGCCGCCATGGGCCTGAGCTGGTCCATCCAGGCCGCCGAGACCATCAAGGTCGGCATCCTGCACTCGCTGTCCGGCACCATGGCCATTTCCGAAACATCGCTCAAAGACATGGCGTTGATGACCATCGAGGAGATCAACGCCAAGGGCGGCGTGCTCGGCAAGCAGCTGGAGCCGGTGGTGGTCGACCCGGCCTCCAACTGGCCGCTGTTCGCAGAAAAAGGCCGCCAGCTGCTGACCCAGGACAAGGTCGCGGTGACCTTCGGCTGCTGGACCTCGGTATCGCGCAAATCCGTGCTCCCGGTCTACGAGGAACTCAACGGCCTGCTGTTCTACCCGGTGCAGTACGAAGGCGAAGAGATGTCGCCGAACGTCTTCTACACCGGCGCAGCGCCGAACCAGCAGGCCATTCCGGCGGTGGAATACCTGCTCAGCGAAGACGGCGGCGGCGCCAAGCGCTTCTTCCTGCTCGGCACCGACTACGTCTACCCGCGCACCACCAACAAGATCCTGCGCGCCTTCCTGCACAGCAAGGGCATCGCCGACAAGGACATCGAAGAGGTCTACACCCCCTTCGGCCACAGCGACTATCAGACCATCGTCGCCAACATCAAGAAGTTCGCCGCCGGCGGCAAGACCGCCGTGGTCTCCACCGTCAACGGCGATTCCAACGTGCCGTTCTACAAGGAACTGGCCAACCAGGGTCTGGAAGCCACCGAAGTGCCGGTGGTGGCCTTCTCCGTGGGTGAAGAGGAACTGCGCGGCATCGACACCAAGCCGCTGGTCGGCCACCTGGCCGCCTGGAACTACTTCCAGTCGGTGGAGAACCCGGTCAACGAGAAGTTCGTCGCCGACTGGAAGGCCTACGCCAAGGCCAAGAAGCTTCCGAACGCCGACACCGTGGTGACCAACGACCCGATGGAAGCCACCTACGTGGGCATCCACATGTGGGCGCAAGCGGTCGAGAAGGCCGGCACCACCGACGTCGACAAGGTGCGTGAAGCCATGGCCGGCCAGGAATTCGCCGCGCCGAGCGGCTTCACCCTGAAGATGGACGAGAAGAACCACCACCTGCACAAGCCGGTGATGATCGGCGAGATCCAGGAAGACGGTCAGTTCTCCGTGGTCTGGGAAACCGAAGGCCCGATCCGCGCCCAGCCGTGGAGCCCCTTCATCGAAGGCAACGACAAGAAAGCCGATACCCCGGTGAAGTCGAACTAA
- a CDS encoding GntR family transcriptional regulator gives MQLVSPARRGKERPENLAERIYAQLKDDIFEFRLLPGDRFSEGEIAERMAASRTPVRQALYRLEREGYLEVYFRSGWQVKPFDFAHFEELYEVRIVLELEAVKRLCERPAGELPEALEQLRRTWMVQPEERLQDGREVSRLDERFHCQLVEAAGNREMARLHAEVSEKIRIIRRLDFTQGPRVELTYEEHARILGAILSRRCEEAQLLLKTHIEVSKAEVRKITLHMLHSARQRALPAQG, from the coding sequence ATGCAACTGGTCAGCCCCGCCAGGCGTGGCAAGGAGCGCCCGGAGAATCTCGCCGAGCGCATCTATGCCCAGCTCAAGGACGACATCTTCGAGTTCCGCCTGCTGCCGGGCGACCGTTTTTCCGAAGGCGAGATCGCCGAGCGCATGGCCGCCAGCCGCACGCCGGTGCGCCAGGCGCTGTATCGCCTGGAGCGCGAGGGTTATCTGGAGGTGTATTTCCGCAGCGGCTGGCAGGTCAAGCCGTTCGATTTCGCCCACTTCGAGGAGCTCTACGAAGTGCGCATCGTCCTCGAACTGGAGGCGGTCAAGCGTCTGTGCGAACGCCCCGCTGGCGAGCTGCCGGAGGCCCTGGAACAGCTGCGTCGCACCTGGATGGTGCAACCCGAGGAGCGCCTGCAGGACGGCCGCGAAGTTTCGCGTCTGGACGAGCGTTTTCACTGCCAGCTGGTGGAAGCAGCCGGCAACCGCGAGATGGCCCGCCTGCACGCCGAAGTCAGCGAAAAGATCCGAATTATCAGGCGCCTGGACTTCACCCAGGGGCCGCGCGTGGAACTCACCTACGAGGAACACGCCCGCATCCTCGGCGCGATCCTGTCGCGTCGCTGCGAAGAGGCACAGCTATTGCTCAAGACCCATATAGAGGTCAGCAAGGCGGAAGTGCGCAAGATCACCCTGCACATGCTGCACAGCGCCCGCCAGCGGGCGCTGCCGGCGCAAGGGTGA
- the uca gene encoding urea carboxylase: protein MFHTVLIANRGEIAVRAIRTLKRLGVKSVAVYSDADRNAQHVRDADIAIALGGDKPADSYLRIDKILAAAQETGAQAIYPGYGFLSESAEFADACEAAGIAFVGPTPAQIREFGLKHRARELAAQAQVPMAPGTGLLQSLAEALSAADSIGYPVMLKTTAGGGGIGLTRCSDAAALASAYDSVKRMGEQFFSDAGVFLERFVDQARHVEVQIFGDGTGRVAALGERDCSLQRRNQKVVEETPAPNLPQATRERLHAAAVQLGESVQYRSAGTVEFIYDAARDDFYFLEVNTRLQVEHPVTEMVTGLDLIECMLRVAAGDALDWAALNRAPQGAAIEVRIYAEDPLKNFQPSPGVLTDVHFPADVRVDGWVSTGSEVSAFYDPMIAKLIVHAATRAEAIAKLQKALGETRLHGIASNLDYLRQVVADERFAKGEVWTRLLDSFTFKASVIEVLEPGTYSSVQDYPGRLGYWDIGVPPSGPMDDFAFRLANRIVGNHAEAAGLEFTLQGPTLRFHSDALIALTGADCPATLDDAPVAYWQPIEVKAGQVLKLGRALSGCRTYLAVRNGLDVPLYLGSRSTFALGQFGGHAGRTLRTADMLAISQPELAACTTPAPIAPPQAAHPSLIPSYGSTWNIGVLYGPHGAPDFFTAEAIEEFFAAEWEVHYNSNRLGVRLSGPKPSWARADGGEAGLHPSNVHDCEYAIGSINFTGDFPVILTKDGPSLGGFVCPVTIAKAELWKVGQVKPGDKLRFHPIGFQQAQSLEQAQLGSIEALAAISAVTLPAPSLQADTTVSATVLAELPAEGSRPRAVYRQAGDAYILLEYGDNVLDLALRLRVHLLMEALKAEPLRGLEELAPGVRSLQLRYDSRVLHQRTLLDHLLHLEENLGDVAELKVPTRIVHLPMAFEDSATLAALERYRETVRSDAPWLPNNVDFIQRANGLASREQVRDILFDASYLILGLGDVYLDAPCAVPLDPRHRLLSSKYNPARTFTAEGTVGIGGMYMCIYGMDSPGGYQLVGRTLPIWNKYVKNAQFENGQPWLLRFFDQVRFYPVSEAELDTFREAFREGRAQIRIEQTEFDFAAYNRFIADNAADIAAFQRQQKAAFDAEVELWKDDDPSAAQALTSPSHDDADLDGHLVAAEMSGSVWKVLVEPGQHVEAGTPLLVVEAMKMELAVTAPVAGTVKSLRCAPGKAVTPGDALLLLTPSEAA, encoded by the coding sequence ATGTTCCATACCGTCCTGATCGCCAACCGTGGCGAGATCGCAGTCAGAGCCATCCGTACGCTCAAGCGCCTGGGCGTGAAAAGCGTGGCCGTCTACTCCGACGCCGACCGCAATGCCCAGCACGTACGCGACGCCGATATCGCCATCGCCCTGGGCGGCGACAAGCCGGCCGACAGCTACCTGCGTATCGACAAGATTCTCGCCGCGGCGCAGGAAACCGGTGCCCAGGCGATCTACCCCGGTTACGGCTTTCTCTCGGAGAGTGCCGAGTTCGCCGATGCCTGCGAAGCCGCCGGGATCGCCTTCGTCGGCCCTACGCCTGCGCAGATTCGCGAGTTCGGCCTCAAGCACCGCGCCCGCGAACTGGCCGCCCAGGCCCAGGTGCCGATGGCGCCGGGCACCGGCCTGCTGCAGAGCCTGGCAGAAGCACTGAGCGCCGCCGATAGCATCGGGTACCCGGTGATGCTCAAGACCACCGCCGGCGGTGGCGGCATCGGCCTGACCCGCTGCAGCGACGCCGCCGCGCTGGCCAGCGCCTACGACAGCGTCAAGCGCATGGGCGAGCAGTTCTTCAGCGATGCCGGGGTGTTTCTCGAGCGCTTCGTCGATCAGGCGCGCCACGTCGAAGTACAGATTTTCGGCGACGGTACCGGCCGCGTCGCCGCCCTCGGCGAACGCGACTGCTCGCTGCAGCGGCGCAACCAGAAGGTGGTCGAGGAAACCCCGGCACCCAATCTGCCGCAGGCCACCCGCGAGCGCCTGCACGCCGCCGCCGTGCAACTGGGCGAGTCGGTGCAATATCGCAGCGCCGGCACCGTGGAGTTCATCTATGACGCCGCCCGTGACGACTTCTACTTCCTCGAAGTGAACACCCGGCTGCAGGTCGAGCACCCGGTCACCGAGATGGTCACCGGCCTCGATCTGATCGAATGCATGCTGCGCGTGGCCGCAGGCGATGCGCTGGACTGGGCCGCGCTGAACCGCGCCCCGCAGGGCGCCGCCATCGAAGTGCGGATCTACGCCGAAGACCCGCTGAAGAACTTCCAGCCCAGCCCGGGCGTACTCACCGACGTGCACTTCCCCGCCGACGTGCGCGTCGACGGCTGGGTCAGCACCGGCAGCGAGGTCTCGGCCTTCTATGACCCGATGATCGCCAAGCTGATCGTGCATGCTGCCACTCGCGCTGAGGCCATCGCCAAGCTGCAGAAAGCCCTGGGCGAAACCCGCCTGCACGGCATCGCCAGCAACCTCGATTACCTGCGCCAGGTGGTGGCCGACGAGCGCTTCGCCAAAGGCGAAGTGTGGACGCGTCTGCTCGACAGCTTCACCTTCAAGGCCAGCGTGATCGAAGTGCTGGAGCCCGGCACCTACTCCAGCGTGCAGGACTACCCGGGCCGTCTCGGCTACTGGGATATCGGCGTGCCGCCGTCCGGGCCGATGGACGACTTCGCCTTCCGCCTGGCCAACCGCATCGTCGGCAACCATGCCGAGGCCGCGGGCCTGGAATTCACCCTGCAAGGCCCGACGCTGCGCTTTCACAGCGATGCACTGATCGCCCTGACCGGCGCCGATTGCCCGGCCACCCTGGACGATGCGCCGGTGGCCTACTGGCAGCCAATCGAGGTCAAGGCCGGCCAGGTGCTCAAGCTGGGCCGCGCGCTCAGCGGCTGCCGCACCTATCTCGCGGTGCGCAATGGCCTGGACGTGCCGCTGTATCTGGGCAGCCGCTCCACCTTCGCCCTCGGCCAGTTCGGCGGCCATGCCGGGCGCACCCTGCGCACCGCCGATATGCTGGCCATCTCCCAGCCCGAGCTGGCGGCCTGCACCACGCCCGCGCCAATCGCCCCGCCACAGGCGGCGCATCCGAGCCTGATCCCAAGCTACGGCAGCACCTGGAACATCGGCGTGCTCTATGGCCCACACGGCGCGCCGGACTTCTTCACCGCAGAAGCCATCGAGGAATTCTTCGCCGCCGAATGGGAGGTGCACTACAACTCCAACCGCCTCGGCGTGCGTTTGAGCGGCCCAAAACCGAGCTGGGCGCGGGCCGACGGCGGTGAAGCCGGCCTGCACCCGTCCAATGTGCACGACTGCGAATACGCCATCGGCTCGATCAACTTCACCGGCGACTTCCCGGTGATCCTGACCAAGGACGGCCCCAGCCTCGGCGGTTTCGTCTGCCCGGTGACCATCGCCAAGGCCGAGCTGTGGAAGGTCGGCCAGGTCAAACCCGGCGACAAGCTGCGCTTTCACCCCATCGGTTTCCAGCAGGCGCAGAGCCTGGAGCAGGCGCAACTGGGCAGCATCGAAGCCCTGGCCGCGATCAGCGCGGTGACCCTGCCGGCGCCGTCGCTGCAAGCGGACACCACGGTTTCCGCCACGGTGCTGGCCGAGCTGCCGGCCGAGGGCAGCCGCCCGCGTGCGGTGTATCGCCAGGCGGGCGATGCCTACATCCTGCTGGAATACGGCGACAACGTGCTGGATCTGGCCCTGCGTCTGCGCGTGCACCTGCTGATGGAGGCGCTCAAGGCCGAGCCGCTGCGTGGCCTGGAAGAGCTCGCCCCCGGCGTTCGCTCGCTGCAGCTGCGCTACGACAGCCGCGTGCTGCACCAGCGCACCCTGCTTGACCACCTGCTGCACCTGGAGGAGAACCTTGGTGATGTCGCCGAGCTCAAGGTGCCGACCCGTATCGTCCACCTGCCCATGGCCTTCGAGGACAGCGCCACCCTCGCCGCCCTCGAGCGCTACCGCGAAACCGTGCGCAGCGATGCGCCCTGGCTGCCGAACAACGTCGACTTCATCCAGCGCGCCAACGGCCTGGCCAGCCGCGAGCAGGTCCGCGACATCCTGTTCGACGCCAGCTACCTGATCCTCGGCCTCGGCGATGTCTACCTCGATGCCCCCTGCGCCGTGCCGCTGGACCCGCGCCATCGCCTGCTCAGCTCCAAGTACAACCCGGCGCGCACCTTTACCGCCGAAGGCACCGTGGGCATCGGCGGCATGTACATGTGCATCTACGGCATGGACTCGCCCGGCGGCTACCAGCTGGTGGGCCGCACCCTGCCGATCTGGAACAAGTACGTGAAGAACGCCCAGTTCGAGAACGGCCAGCCCTGGCTGCTGCGCTTCTTCGATCAGGTGCGCTTCTACCCGGTCAGCGAGGCCGAGCTGGATACATTCCGCGAAGCCTTCCGCGAGGGCCGCGCGCAGATCCGCATCGAGCAGACCGAATTCGACTTCGCCGCCTACAACCGCTTCATCGCCGACAACGCGGCCGATATCGCAGCCTTCCAGCGCCAGCAGAAAGCCGCCTTCGATGCCGAAGTCGAGCTGTGGAAGGACGACGATCCGAGCGCCGCACAAGCGCTGACCAGCCCAAGCCATGACGACGCCGATCTGGATGGCCATCTGGTTGCCGCCGAGATGAGCGGCAGCGTGTGGAAGGTGCTGGTCGAGCCCGGCCAGCACGTGGAAGCCGGCACGCCGCTGCTGGTGGTGGAGGCGATGAAGATGGAGCTGGCGGTGACCGCGCCGGTGGCCGGCACGGTCAAGTCGCTGCGCTGCGCCCCCGGCAAGGCGGTGACGCCGGGCGATGCCCTGCTCCTGCTGACCCCGAGCGAGGCGGCCTGA
- the atzF gene encoding allophanate hydrolase → MSNAPTALTLAGWQQAYRDGQSPAELLHALRLELRTDDSAWIALASAAQLNAQLDALASALQDAAGDLSKLPLYGVPFAIKDNIDAAGWPTTAACPEFAYGAETDASVVARLRAAGAILIGKTNLDQFATGLVGTRSPYGAVPNSFNPDYVSGGSSSGSASVVARGLVPFSLGTDTAGSGRVPAGFNNIVGLKPTKGWLPNTGLVPACRSIDCISVFALTVADALTVASIAGGYDAADAYSRKNPNSARVGMPALPRLAVPANPEFFGDSQNQAVYEAALGKLRELGAELVEIDFTPFRQLAEQLYYGPWVAERTVAVEGVDPAHINPVVRGIVENGHQYSACDAYKAEYIRAELSRRINDALAGFDALVVPTSPTIRTLAEMQAEPVLFNSQFGTYTNFTNLADLCALAVPAGLRADGLPAGITLIAPAWHDQALAAFGQRWQQALNLPLGATGKPLPVQIASDKPAPGCIRVAVVGAHLTGMPLNFQLTTRDAVLVEQTTSAAHYRLFALPGTVPPKPGLARVAEDGAEIIVELWDVPQARFGEFVAEIPPPLGIGNLELADGRWVKGFICEPYALDGARDITGFGGWRAFIAETRK, encoded by the coding sequence ATGTCCAACGCACCGACCGCCCTCACCCTCGCCGGGTGGCAGCAAGCCTACCGCGACGGTCAATCGCCAGCCGAACTGCTGCACGCCCTGCGCCTGGAGTTGCGCACTGATGACAGCGCCTGGATCGCCCTGGCCAGCGCAGCTCAGCTCAACGCTCAACTCGATGCCCTGGCCAGCGCGCTGCAAGATGCCGCCGGCGACCTGAGCAAGCTGCCGCTGTACGGCGTGCCCTTCGCCATCAAGGACAATATCGACGCCGCCGGCTGGCCCACCACCGCGGCCTGCCCGGAGTTCGCCTACGGCGCCGAAACCGACGCCAGCGTGGTCGCCCGCCTGCGCGCCGCCGGCGCCATCCTGATCGGCAAGACCAACCTCGACCAGTTCGCCACCGGCCTGGTCGGCACCCGCTCGCCCTACGGTGCAGTGCCTAACAGCTTCAACCCGGATTACGTCAGCGGCGGCTCCAGCTCCGGCTCGGCCAGCGTGGTCGCGCGCGGTCTGGTGCCATTCTCGCTGGGCACCGACACCGCCGGCTCCGGCCGCGTGCCGGCAGGCTTCAACAATATCGTCGGGCTCAAGCCGACCAAGGGCTGGCTGCCCAACACCGGCCTGGTGCCGGCCTGCCGCAGCATCGACTGCATCTCGGTGTTCGCCCTGACCGTGGCCGATGCGCTGACCGTGGCCAGTATCGCCGGTGGCTACGACGCCGCCGACGCCTACAGCCGCAAGAACCCGAACAGCGCCAGGGTCGGCATGCCGGCCCTGCCGCGTCTGGCCGTGCCGGCCAACCCCGAGTTCTTCGGCGACAGCCAGAACCAGGCCGTCTATGAGGCCGCCCTGGGCAAGCTGCGTGAACTGGGCGCCGAGCTGGTGGAGATCGATTTCACACCCTTCCGGCAACTGGCCGAGCAGCTTTACTACGGCCCCTGGGTCGCCGAGCGCACCGTCGCGGTGGAAGGGGTCGACCCGGCGCATATCAATCCGGTGGTGCGCGGCATCGTCGAAAACGGCCACCAGTACAGCGCCTGCGACGCCTACAAGGCCGAATACATCCGCGCTGAGCTGAGCCGCCGCATCAACGACGCTCTGGCCGGCTTCGACGCTCTGGTGGTGCCGACCTCGCCGACCATCCGCACCCTGGCCGAGATGCAGGCAGAGCCGGTGCTATTCAACAGCCAGTTCGGCACCTACACCAACTTCACCAACCTCGCCGACCTGTGCGCCCTGGCCGTACCGGCCGGCCTGCGTGCCGACGGCCTGCCGGCCGGCATCACCCTGATCGCCCCGGCCTGGCATGACCAGGCATTGGCCGCCTTCGGCCAGCGCTGGCAGCAGGCACTCAATCTGCCGCTGGGCGCCACTGGCAAGCCGCTGCCCGTGCAAATCGCCAGCGACAAACCGGCGCCGGGCTGCATCCGTGTCGCGGTGGTCGGCGCGCACCTGACCGGCATGCCGCTGAACTTCCAGCTCACCACGCGCGATGCCGTGCTGGTGGAGCAGACCACCAGCGCCGCGCATTACCGCCTCTTCGCACTGCCCGGCACGGTGCCGCCCAAACCGGGCCTGGCGCGGGTCGCCGAGGACGGCGCCGAGATCATCGTCGAACTGTGGGACGTGCCGCAGGCGCGCTTCGGTGAATTCGTCGCCGAGATCCCGCCACCACTGGGCATCGGCAACCTGGAGCTGGCCGACGGCCGTTGGGTCAAGGGCTTTATCTGCGAGCCCTACGCGCTGGATGGCGCGCGCGACATCACCGGCTTCGGTGGCTGGCGCGCCTTTATCGCCGAAACCAGGAAGTGA
- a CDS encoding MarC family protein, giving the protein MASELFSLYLKMLVLYSPFFVLSCFIGLSRGYTLKERKRLAWKVALATLIASVLLYLFGKHIFTLFGITIDAFRIGAGSVLFISALGMAQGKPAVQSDNVQQDVTIVPLTIPLTVGPGTIGALLLMGASQPHWDDKLVAVAAIFLASLTVGVVLYLSNQFERLLGDQGLQIVSRLMGLFVCALAAQIIFTGVKNYLVP; this is encoded by the coding sequence ATGGCGTCCGAGTTGTTCAGCCTGTACCTGAAGATGCTGGTGCTCTACAGCCCCTTCTTCGTCCTTTCCTGCTTTATCGGCCTGAGCCGCGGCTACACCCTCAAGGAACGCAAGCGCCTGGCCTGGAAGGTGGCGCTGGCCACGCTGATCGCCAGTGTGCTGCTGTACCTGTTCGGCAAGCACATCTTCACCCTGTTCGGCATCACCATCGACGCCTTCCGCATCGGCGCGGGCTCGGTGCTGTTCATCTCCGCCCTCGGCATGGCCCAGGGCAAGCCGGCGGTGCAGAGCGACAACGTGCAGCAGGACGTGACCATCGTGCCGCTGACCATTCCCCTGACCGTCGGCCCCGGCACCATCGGCGCCCTGCTGCTGATGGGCGCCAGCCAGCCGCACTGGGACGACAAGCTGGTGGCCGTGGCGGCGATCTTCCTCGCCAGCCTCACCGTTGGCGTGGTGCTGTACCTGTCTAACCAGTTCGAGCGCCTGCTCGGTGACCAGGGCCTGCAGATCGTCAGCCGCCTGATGGGCCTGTTCGTCTGCGCCCTGGCCGCGCAGATCATCTTTACCGGCGTGAAAAACTACCTGGTGCCGTAA
- a CDS encoding hybrid sensor histidine kinase/response regulator — MCRLRIAIGLLASLLLLGLSLTASAAPSSTGTQSWSYLVDASARLGLEEVRAQRQQFKPLSKQSFTFPPSQHAVWLRVELAPQQQPAWLWVFSPRVQYLDYYLLRDGQLEQNLHTGEAMPLDSRPLPSRFYLMPLPNDGQARVAYVRLTSNHPLMTWFKVMDQAELVSLEKPAYLYGMLFGALLLLTLYNLIRFFYSRSATGLWLAGVNIGLAVCSSANLGIFAQWLPSLGYNQSLIADLSALFAAFSALAFGLSFFHGTTVQHSPLNRLLQGNALLLLVYALCIALTGLFWFSSLVYLLVALSSINLLLVGSLHWRAGYQPARLIAVGMLVFNLGFGFFVPVLLGFDQLNPGWLVLGVFSVATLAGLILSVSLTERQRQITSDTLDSRTALAASSAELRAKAEFLAKISHEIRTPMNGVLGMTELLLGTPLSAKQRDYVQTIHSSGNELLTLINEILDISKLESGQIELDDVQFDLGALIEDCLDIFRAKAEQQKVELISFIQPQVPRVISGDPTRLRQALLSLLDNAFKQTDEGEILLVAALDSSDGKHRLRIAVQDSGRPLLPEERDALLNAELQSRDFLSATRLGGRLGLIIARQLVRLMGGEFGIQGSSNQGTTLWLALPLDPARLEQPETDLDSPLQGARLLVVDDNDTCRKVLVQQCNAWGLQVSAVPSGKEALALLRTKAHMREYFDAVLLDQDMPGMTGMQLAAKIKEDPSLNHDILIIMLTGISNAPSKVIARNAGIKRILAKPVAGYTLKTTLADELAQRPNDSPAQAAPTPVSTPLNVPADFRILVAEDNSISTKVIRGMLGKLNLKPDTASNGEEALSAMKAQPYDLVLMDCEMPVLDGFSATEQLRAWEKSEKRPRTPVVALTAHILSEHKERARAVGMDGHMSKPVELSQLRELIEHWIAERELRRQRDALPH; from the coding sequence GTGTGCCGGCTCAGGATTGCCATCGGACTACTCGCCAGCCTGCTGTTGCTCGGCCTCAGCCTGACAGCCAGCGCCGCCCCGTCCTCGACGGGCACCCAGAGCTGGTCCTATCTGGTCGACGCCAGCGCCCGCCTGGGCCTGGAAGAAGTACGCGCCCAGCGCCAGCAGTTCAAGCCGCTTAGCAAACAGTCCTTCACCTTCCCGCCGAGCCAGCATGCCGTCTGGCTGCGCGTCGAACTCGCCCCGCAACAGCAGCCCGCCTGGCTTTGGGTCTTTTCACCGCGGGTGCAGTACCTCGACTACTACCTGCTCAGGGATGGCCAGCTGGAGCAGAACCTGCACACCGGCGAAGCCATGCCGCTGGACTCGCGTCCGCTGCCTTCGCGCTTCTACCTGATGCCCCTGCCCAACGACGGCCAGGCCCGCGTCGCCTACGTCCGTCTGACGTCCAACCATCCGCTGATGACCTGGTTCAAGGTCATGGATCAGGCCGAACTGGTCAGCCTGGAAAAGCCCGCCTACCTCTACGGCATGCTGTTCGGCGCCCTGCTGCTGCTGACCCTGTACAACCTCATCCGCTTCTTCTACAGCCGCAGCGCCACCGGTCTGTGGCTGGCCGGAGTGAATATCGGTCTGGCGGTGTGTTCGTCGGCCAATCTCGGCATTTTCGCCCAGTGGTTGCCCAGCCTGGGCTACAACCAGTCGCTGATCGCCGATCTGTCGGCGCTGTTCGCCGCCTTCAGCGCCCTGGCCTTCGGCCTGAGCTTCTTCCACGGCACCACGGTGCAGCACAGCCCGCTCAACCGCCTGCTGCAGGGCAACGCGCTGCTGTTGCTGGTGTATGCGCTGTGCATCGCACTGACCGGGTTGTTCTGGTTCAGCTCGCTGGTCTATCTGCTGGTGGCGTTGAGCAGCATCAACCTGCTGCTGGTGGGCAGCCTGCACTGGCGCGCCGGTTACCAGCCGGCGCGGCTGATCGCCGTGGGCATGCTGGTGTTCAACCTCGGCTTCGGCTTCTTCGTGCCGGTGCTGCTCGGCTTCGATCAGCTCAACCCGGGTTGGCTGGTGCTCGGCGTGTTCAGCGTGGCGACCCTGGCCGGCCTGATCCTCAGCGTCTCGCTGACCGAACGTCAGCGGCAGATCACCTCCGACACCCTCGACAGCCGCACCGCGCTGGCCGCCAGCAGCGCCGAGCTGCGCGCCAAGGCCGAGTTCCTGGCCAAGATCAGCCACGAGATCCGTACGCCGATGAACGGCGTGCTGGGCATGACCGAACTGCTGCTGGGCACGCCGCTGTCGGCCAAGCAACGCGACTACGTGCAGACCATCCACAGCTCGGGCAACGAGCTGCTCACCCTGATCAACGAAATTCTCGACATTTCCAAGCTCGAATCCGGGCAGATCGAACTGGACGACGTGCAGTTCGACCTCGGCGCGCTGATCGAGGACTGCCTCGACATCTTCCGCGCCAAGGCCGAGCAGCAGAAGGTGGAGCTGATCAGCTTCATCCAGCCGCAGGTGCCGCGGGTGATCAGCGGTGACCCCACGCGCCTGCGCCAGGCCCTGCTGAGCCTGCTGGACAATGCCTTCAAGCAGACCGACGAGGGCGAGATCCTGCTGGTGGCCGCACTCGACAGCAGCGACGGCAAGCACCGCCTGCGCATCGCCGTGCAGGACAGCGGCCGGCCGCTGCTGCCGGAAGAGCGCGACGCCCTGCTCAACGCCGAACTGCAGAGCCGCGACTTCCTCTCCGCCACCCGCCTGGGCGGGCGCCTCGGCCTGATCATCGCGCGCCAGCTGGTGCGCCTGATGGGTGGCGAGTTCGGCATTCAGGGCAGCAGCAACCAGGGCACCACCCTGTGGCTGGCCCTGCCGCTGGACCCCGCCCGCCTGGAACAGCCGGAAACCGATCTGGACAGCCCGCTGCAGGGTGCGCGCCTGCTGGTGGTGGACGACAACGACACCTGCCGCAAGGTGCTGGTGCAGCAATGCAATGCCTGGGGTCTGCAGGTCAGCGCCGTGCCCTCCGGCAAGGAGGCCCTGGCCCTGCTGCGCACCAAGGCGCATATGCGCGAGTACTTCGACGCGGTGCTGCTGGACCAGGACATGCCCGGCATGACCGGCATGCAACTGGCGGCCAAGATCAAGGAAGACCCCAGCCTCAACCACGACATCCTGATCATCATGCTCACCGGCATCAGCAACGCGCCGAGCAAGGTGATCGCACGCAACGCCGGGATCAAGCGCATCCTGGCCAAGCCGGTGGCCGGCTACACGCTCAAGACCACCCTGGCCGACGAGCTGGCCCAGCGCCCCAACGACAGTCCTGCGCAGGCCGCACCGACGCCGGTGAGCACGCCGCTGAACGTGCCGGCCGACTTCCGCATTCTGGTGGCCGAGGACAACAGCATCTCCACCAAGGTCATCCGCGGCATGCTCGGCAAGCTCAATCTCAAGCCGGACACCGCCAGCAACGGTGAGGAAGCCCTCAGCGCGATGAAGGCGCAGCCCTACGACCTGGTACTGATGGACTGCGAAATGCCGGTGCTCGACGGCTTCTCCGCCACCGAACAGCTGCGCGCCTGGGAAAAGAGCGAGAAGCGCCCGCGCACACCGGTGGTGGCACTGACCGCGCATATTCTCAGCGAACACAAGGAACGCGCGCGCGCGGTGGGCATGGACGGGCACATGTCCAAGCCGGTGGAGCTGTCGCAGCTGCGCGAGCTGATCGAGCACTGGATCGCCGAACGCGAACTGCGTCGCCAGCGCGATGCGCTGCCACACTGA